The Candidatus Poribacteria bacterium genome includes a region encoding these proteins:
- a CDS encoding DMT family transporter has translation MNRKPPVPNVISEEPHGKIIALSLLLAFLWGGNSPSIKIGLADFPPMALAFLRFVIGLVVIGGWALYRGVSLRLRKGELPRLLLLTTIFILQIICLNTGTLYTTASRSTIFINVYPFFTALFAHLWIPGERLSVPKTLGIVVAFSGVFVTVAPNLGEGETSVLGDLIVLVSGCFLGLRVVVTKLLIQSIHPYRLLAWLLTLSLPCYVVMSLLFERGLPMQLTLSSSAALLYQGGVIAGFCFLAWTSVLERYSASKLVVLFFATPLSGVVFSYLFLGDELTPSLLGGTLLVAAGIYLVNMRR, from the coding sequence TTGAATAGAAAACCGCCCGTACCAAACGTTATCAGCGAGGAGCCGCACGGGAAAATTATTGCCCTCAGTTTGCTCCTCGCCTTTCTTTGGGGCGGGAATTCGCCCTCTATAAAGATCGGCTTGGCAGACTTCCCGCCAATGGCACTAGCGTTCCTCCGTTTCGTGATTGGGCTTGTTGTTATTGGCGGTTGGGCACTCTATCGCGGTGTCTCACTTCGTTTGCGTAAGGGTGAACTCCCGCGCTTGCTGTTGCTCACAACGATCTTTATCCTCCAAATCATCTGCTTGAACACCGGCACTCTATACACGACAGCCTCCCGGTCCACTATTTTTATTAATGTCTATCCGTTTTTCACGGCACTTTTTGCGCATCTCTGGATTCCCGGCGAACGCCTCTCTGTTCCAAAGACCTTGGGGATCGTTGTCGCTTTCAGCGGTGTCTTCGTAACCGTTGCCCCGAATCTCGGAGAAGGCGAAACGAGCGTCCTCGGCGACCTTATTGTGCTCGTGAGCGGATGTTTTTTAGGACTCCGCGTCGTCGTGACGAAACTGCTTATCCAGTCGATCCATCCTTATCGACTCTTGGCGTGGCTGCTCACCTTGAGTCTGCCGTGCTATGTCGTCATGAGTTTACTTTTTGAGCGCGGACTGCCGATGCAACTGACCCTCAGCAGTAGTGCCGCTCTCCTCTATCAAGGTGGCGTTATCGCGGGTTTCTGTTTTTTGGCGTGGACCTCCGTGCTTGAAAGATACAGTGCGAGCAAACTCGTTGTGCTCTTCTTCGCGACGCCACTGTCGGGGGTGGTGTTTAGTTACCTGTTCTTAGGTGACGAACTGACACCCAGTCTGCTGGGGGGCACGCTTCTCGTAGCCGCTGGGATTTATCTGGTGAATATGCGGCGGTAA